One part of the Salvelinus namaycush isolate Seneca unplaced genomic scaffold, SaNama_1.0 Scaffold778, whole genome shotgun sequence genome encodes these proteins:
- the LOC120042775 gene encoding protein asteroid homolog 1-like, with amino-acid sequence MGVQGLTSFVDHGAILTDYHFRNSKLVIDGCILYHSLYFNARVDQHHGGDYDDFEDQVCEFFKALRDCGIDPFVVIDGGSDHTDKKFETLRQRVQSKIKQANHLLQESGLLPIFVKQVFKQVLSSLKVLFAQCIFEADQEIASLAKRWNCPVLSNDSDFYIFNIQAGYLPLSHFQWQNVSVQGGSSQNYIPCKRYTTTSFCRHYNINRQLLPVFAAIAGNDYVNLTNMGFSIKFEDKSSMEPNRKPRVDFFNRLLKWLARFQEQQEALDNVPRLIDPRDNQHNMDAAIQALSLSIETYQIQPGCLERFFNDGKAPDPDLLPDHLSVLPDWTLLPLMKGTLPSYMIYILLLRPVIQGVQVEDHSLPSGNITSRPIRQVFYGLLLGERREVEEYDREGKNLTSSKVEAILPSAAQQLLLDTLDQAPHPVRLEVFLETLGVSQSTLNGVPPHLGLPVAVTYYWRRHAHPQPDLPLLQALLLGLVYGELCRQRKSQRGFIEEGPVLERLRGLIQRGARSQDLGVTHAFSQWKRCMRDGLDLNQLLCFPLLEPQCAWLYKGTLVHQLVGQLRGGVTPDSLLMEDPFSGQLYRAMLVIIMEGNPIEDDQGWTVVKKKS; translated from the exons ATGGGTGTCCAGGGTTTAACCAGCTTTGTAGATCATGGAGCGATTTTAACAGATTATCACTTCAGAAACAGCAAGCTGGTCATAGATGGTTGTATTCTTTACCACTCTCTTTATTTTAACGCACGTGTGGATCAGCATCATGGAGGGGATTATGATGATTTTGAGGACCAGGTCTGTGAGTTCTTTAAGGCTCTGAGAGATTGTGGCATTGACCCTTTTGTGGTTATAGATGGAGGCTCCGACCACACCGATAAAAAGTTTGAAACTCTCCGACAACGAGTTCAAAGCAAGATCAAGCAAGCCAACCACTTGCTTCAGGAGAGCGGTCTACTACCAATCTTCGTCAAACAAGTCTTCAAACAGGTCCTCTCCAGCCTGAAGGTGCTGTTCGCACAGTGCATCTTTGAAGCAGACCAAGAAATAGCCTCCTTGGCTAAAAGGTGGAACTGTCCGGTCCTGTCCAATGACAGTGACTTTTATATTTTTAACATCCAGGCAGGATATCTGCCCTTGTCCCATTTTCAGTGGCAGAACGTGTCTGTGCAAGGCGGGAGTTCTCAGAATTACATCCCCTGCAAGCGGTACACCACAACAAGCTTCTGCAGACACTACAACATCAACAGACAGCTTCTCCCAGTCTTCGCTGCCATCGCAGGAAACGACTATGTCAACTTGACTAACATGGGCTTTTCCATCAAGTTTGAAGACAAGTCGTCGATGGAACCCAATCGGAAGCCAA GGGTTGACTTCTTCAACAGGTTGTTGAAATGGCTGGCCCGTTTCCAGGAGCAGCAGGAGGCCTTGGACAATGTGCCCAGACTCATCGATCCTAGGGACAACCAACACAACATGGATGCTGCAATCCAGGCCCTCTCTCTGAGCATAGAGACATACCAGATTCAACCCGGTTGCCTGGAGCGGTTCTTCAATGATGGCAAGGCTCCTGATCCCGACCTTCTCCCAGACCATCTGAGTGTCCTTCCAGACTGGACCCTGCTGCCGTTGATGAAGGGGACACTTCCCTCCTACATGATATACATTCTGCTGCTGAGGCCAGTGATACAGGGTGTCCAAGTGGAAGACCACAGCTTACCCAGTGGGAACATCACCTCTCGGCCCATACGGCAGGTATTCTACGGGCTGCTGCTGGGTGAGAGGAGGGAAGTGGAGGAGTACGACAGGGAAGGGAAGAACCTGACCAGCAGCAAGGTTGAAGCCATCCTGCCCAGTGCTGCACAACAGCTTCTGCTGGACACACTGGATCAG GCTCCACATCCAGTTCGGCTTGAGGTGTTTTTGGAGACCCTTGGTGTGTCCCAGTCCACTTTGAATGGTGTCCCACCTCATCTGGGACTTCCTGTGGCTGTTACCTACTACTGGCGGAGGCACGCCCATCCCCAACCAGACCTTCCTCTCCTGCAGGCCCTGCTACTAGGACTGGTGTACGGAGAGCTCTGCAGACAGAGGAAGAGCCAGAGAG GGTTTATAGAGGAGGGACCAGTGTTGGAGAGGCTGAGAGGGCTGATTCAGAGAGGTGCTAGGAGTCAGGACCTGGGTGTGACCCACGCCTTTAGCCAATGGAAGCGCTGCATGAGGGATGGCCTTGACCTGAACCAACTGCTGTGCTTCCCTCTACTGGAGCCTCAGTGTGCCTG GCTGTACAAGGGAACTCTGGTGCACCAGCTTGTGGGCCAACTGAGAGGGGGGGTGACCCCGGATTCTCTCCTGATGGAAGACCCTTTCTCTGGGCAGCTGTACAGAGCCATGCTGGTAATCATCATGGAAGGTAATCCTATTGAGGACGATCAGGGTTGGACTGTAGTCAAGAAAAAGAGCTGA